DNA sequence from the Teretinema zuelzerae genome:
CTGCTTTTTTTTATCCCGAGGAAGGCTTTGTTATTAAAAGCTGTCTGCGTAATTAATCTGGAAAGAACGTGCTTCGGTTCGCCCTTCTTCATATCCAGAAAACCATGCATCTAACTGACAAGATCCCTTTGAGAAAGGAGGTTTAATTAATTGATCTTTGTATTTCACTTGGAGAAGTGTGTTAAAGGCAGCTGCATGGAATCCATCTTTATATTCCCGGCTTCGAGGATCTCGAGGTTTGGTAAAAGAATTAGTTAACAAGTCAGAAGCTATATTCTTTGCAAGAGTAGGATTAAACCGTATGTCTTTTGGATTTACATGTTCCATCGTATAACTCCCTTATATTTTCTTGTCTGCATTTAATTTGTTTCTTTCTATTAACTACACTCTTTCATTACTTCTGGGACTTACTAATCTTTATGCGTAATTTTCATTGCCTCAGCTGTCTGTATTTCAGTTTTCGATACACGTCCAGAATGAAAGGTTAAAATCAGAGAACAGGTCCCAAACTCAATGTCAGCACTTTTCTTTTTTAATTGGGAAAGACATGAAGCGATTAATTCATAATTCTCTTGAAGGTATTTTTCATTTAGCATAAAACAGACTCCCCTACCCGTACGGAATTTTGTGTTTTAACTTTTCCAGGAATTCTGTATTTCTCGATTTCTTTATCCAACTCAGCCTTTTCAAACATCACTTGATTTCCAAAAAGTTTGACCCTAGGAAGCTCTGAGTGACGATCAAGCGTTGCGATACTGATATTGAGATACTTAGCTGCCTGTTTACGAGTAAGCAAAGGCGACTCAATTTCAATTTTCATTTTCATTACTTGCTCCTTAAAAAAAAATCCCCATCAAATCCGAGCCGA
Encoded proteins:
- a CDS encoding helix-turn-helix domain-containing protein, producing MKMKIEIESPLLTRKQAAKYLNISIATLDRHSELPRVKLFGNQVMFEKAELDKEIEKYRIPGKVKTQNSVRVGESVLC